One region of Phragmites australis chromosome 18, lpPhrAust1.1, whole genome shotgun sequence genomic DNA includes:
- the LOC133899512 gene encoding PHD finger protein EHD3-like: MASEGAASRRPPLAPPPKRRAAEDQQPPDVLTYKRRRHATNSNSSGSVANPGSDMAQLSMVVVRSSISQQDGHQALARHWRSWRDTLEGFLESPAVNQGSGGIQSCIRDALRYNGCQPLQQLANPVTQGNLSNGQGEAQQTPGELVNDKENNGAGALVSFEDGTAASLEANKAMCNNALFDILVSEKFALLCDSLAAIFHVNKPNEVIGMEKIDARMRNGDYAQNPTLFDHDIKQIWEKFEQVGREMAGLASSLSVISRASYQKQASGLSEIDATEHKTEETSLVGVAHKVLRESTPTCDSGHSTIPKRTETSRLDGNQTCKDCDKRADSEGRIICDGCEAAYHVSCLKLAIEDVPVKWYCPTCIESAVAAAKNNANGRSHEDCNVCDWLDVTKPIEHPEVVSRTELVDETQESAVASMEEDSEPDLSTTALSNLCKHCGTCEDEDKKFLVCGHPYCAYKFYHIRCLKESQIAHEKQKNRACWYCPSCLCRGCFKDKDDEYTVLCDGCDDAYHIYCMTPARTSIPKGQWYCSSCSVLRAMDGLQKYEKSIIQSVKHVSDAKRSKMLLGDAPEK, from the exons ATGGCCTCCGAGGGTGCTGccagccgccgcccgccccTGGCCCCGCCTCCCAAGCGCCGAGCCGCGGAGGACCAGCAGCCGCCCGACGTCCTCACCTACAAGCGCCGCCGCCACGCCACAAACTCCAACTCCAGCGGCAGCGTCGCCAACCCCGGCTCTGACATG GCTCAGCTGAGCATGGTAGTAGTACGTAGCAGCATTTCTCAGCAAGATGGGCACCAAGCGCTGGCAAGGCACTGGAGAAGCTGGAGGGACACGCTGGAGGGCTTCCTGGAGTCCCCCGCTGTGAACCAGGGCTCTGGAGGAATTCAGAGCTGCATCCGTGATGCGCTCAGATATAATGGTTGCCAACCCCTCCAACAACTCGCTAATCCTGTCACTCAG GGGAACCTTTCTAACGGCCAAGGTGAAGCCCAACAGACCCCTGGTGAACTGGTTAATGATAAAGAGAATAATGGCGCTGGTGCCTTGGTTTCGTTTGAAGATGGAACTGcagcatctttggaagccaacAAGGCAATGTGCAATAATGCTCTCTTTGACATCCTTGTCTCGGAGAAGTTCGCCTTGTTGTGTGATTCACTGGCTGCAATTTTCCATGTCAATAAGCCTAATGAGGTGATTGGTATGGAAAAAATTGATGCGAGGATGAGAAATGGAGATTATGCACAGAACCCTACACTGTTTGACCATGATATCAAGCAG ATATGGGAGAAGTTTGAACAAGTTGGCCGAGAAATGGCTGGTCTGGCTAGCAGTCTTTCAGTCATTTCACGAGCTTCTTATCAGAAGCAG GCTTCTGGACTTTCAGAAATTGATGCGACTGAGCACAAGACAGAA GAAACAAGTTTGGTTGGTGTTGCCCACAAAGTCCTAAGGGAGTCGACTCCCACATGCGATTCTGGCCATTCTACCATACCAAAACGAACTGAAACATCTAGACTGGATGGAAATCAGACTTGCAAGGATTGTGACAAAAGGGCAGATAGTGAAGGGAGAATTATCTGTGATGGATGTGAAGCCGCATACCATGTTTCGTGTCTTAAGCTTGCCATTGAAGATGTCCCAGTGAAATGGTACTGTCCCACCTGTATTGAATCAGCTGTAGCTGCCGCAAAGAATAATGCTAATGGCAGATCGCATGAAGATTGTAATGTGTGTGACTGGCTTGACGTCACCAAGCCAATAGAACATCCTGAGGTTGTTAGCAGAACTGAGTTAGTTGACGAAACACAGGAGAGCGCAGTTGCAAGCATGGAGGAAGATAGTGAACCAGACCTCTCGACAACTGCCCTATCAAACTTGTGTAAACATTGCGGCACATGTGAAGATGAAGACAAGAAATTCTTAGTATGTGGTCATCCTTACTGCGCTTACAAGTTCTATCACATCCGATGCCTGAAAGAAAGCCAGATTGCGCATGAGAAGCAAAAGAACCGAGCATGCTGGTACTGCCCATCTTGTCTGTGCAGAGGCTGCTTCAAGGACAAGGATGATGAATATACAGTCTTGTGTGATGGTTGTGATGATGCTTATCACATATACTGCATGACACCGGCACGCACTTCTATCCCCAAAGGTCAGTGGTATTGCTCATCATGTAGCGTGCTAAGGGCAATGGACGGACTGCAAAAGTATGAGAAGTCGATCATCCAGAGTGTTAAGCATGTTTCTGATGCCAAAAGGTCGAAGATGTTGCTAGGTGATGCTCCAGAAAAATAA